CTGATACACGCCTACGCTACCCCAATAAATTTACAGATGAACAACGGGTTGTTGAACTGGATGGCGAAGCTTATTTTGAAGTCGCCAAGGTCGCTGGAAGGCCATTCATCGTTGTTACAGCAAAGGAAAAAGTAGAAGTGTTGGGAACTCATTTCAACGTCTATTCTTTTCCAAAAGAGAAGGAGTCCAAAGTTTCTCTGCTGGAGGGTAAAGTAAAAGTCTCCGTCCCCGCAGGAAAGACAAGGCTACTTCAGCCGGGGGAGCAAGCTTCGGTACAAGGGGAAGAACTTTCCGTACAACAGGTACTTGTGGATGAAAGTATTGCCTGGAAGAATGACGAATTTATGTTCAATAACGAACCTTTGGGGACAGCACTGGCTCAGGTAGCACGCTGGTACGATATTGATATTGAGATTGACCCAAGTGTAGCCAAGATGAAACTATGGGGATCAGTTTCACGCCTTGATAATTTTGATAAAGTGTTAAAAATCATAAAGATGACCGATGATAAAATTAAGGTTCAAATCGAAGGAAGGAGGGTCCGATTGATGAAATAAGAACCAAAAATCACTATATCCTATTTCGTCTATCAAAAAGCTGAGGAAGGTGGTACTTCCCCAGCACATTTTGGTCCGAAATTTTATAAAACGCGCTTAACTGTTTATTAAACTAACAAACCAATCAAATGTAATGAAAAAGTATAAATACCTCATTATTATGAAAATGATTATTATGCTTCTTTTATTTACACTGGGACAGCTCCATGCCGGAAGTTTTGCCCAGACAGTAAATATTAAAAAGAAGAATAGTTCGATCGTCAACGTATTTCGTGAAATCAAAAAACAGACCGGATATACTGTTCTGTGCAAATCAGAAATCGTCAATAATACACCTGTTATTACGGTTGATTTCAATAACGTTCCTTTGGACCGTGCTTTGACAGAGCTTCTTACTCCACATGGTTTAACCTATTTTAAGGAGGGAAAATCAATCGTTGTTAAGGCTGGAAAGACTGACTTGGCGATTGATCGCTCACATAGCACGGCGAAAGACAACACGCTTGAACTGCAAAAGAACATTCATGGTCAGGTCACCGATCAGCAGGGTAAGGCCCTTTCAGGTGTAAGTGTTACCGTAAAGGGTACAAAAGCGACTGTGGGTACAGATCAAAACGGAAATTATTCGATTGCTGCCAACCGTGGAGCGACGCTAGTTTTCAGTTTTTTGGGCTACGATCGCAAGGAGGTTGAAGTGACTGGGGAAACACTCAACGTGAGCCTGCAGTTTAGCCAATCCAATCTGGAGGAGGTTGTTGTCACGGGCTATGGAACTTTTAAGAAGGCAGATTATACGGGATCGGCTTCGACGATTCGGACCGACCGCATGGCGGATGTTCCGGCAGTAAACTTCTCAACTATGCTACAGGGCAATGCCCCCGGTGTTCAGGTAAACTCCCTATCGGGACAACCCGGAGGAGCGACCGATATTCGTATCCGCGGTATGGGATCCATTAATGCCTCCAACAAACCCTTGTTTGTCATTGATGGTGTACCTGTAATGTCTGAAAATATTGCTTCAAGCAGTTCTAACAATGCCGGATTGGATGTCATGTCGACCATAAATAGTGCCGATATTGAGCAAATTACGGTGATCAAAGATGCGGCAGCAGCTTCTCTTTACGGTTCACGCGCTGCCGGTGGTGTGATCTTAATTACCACCAAGTCCGGCAAAGCAGGTAAGCCCGTGTTTTCAGTGAAAGGAGACTATGGGCTATCCAGTCAGGCGACAGATTTTCGCGAAGTAATGGATGGGCCACAACGACGTGAGATGCTTTTGGAGGGCCTGCGCAATAGAGCTCGCTATTTAGATAAACTAACGGATGAGACCAAGATTGAAGATTATGCGCAGGCAAATATTGATAAATATGCACCTAAGCCGACAAGCGGTTGGGCAGATTGGAAAAAAGAACTTTTTCGTCGCAACTCACCATTCAGAAATGCAGATATATCTGCTTCGGGTGGAGATAGCAAGCTTTCCTACTATACATCCATGGGTTATACCAACCAGACAGGATTATCCTATCAGTCAGGCTTCGAGCGTCTCACTGGAAGACTGAACGTCAAGTACAAAATGAGTAAAAAGATGGAGTTGGGGGCCAATATTTTGTATTCCAACATTACACAAGATGTCAATTCTGAAGGAGGAGGTTATACCTCCCCAATCTATTCTTCACGTCATAAGATTACGGCATCAGAGCCGGTTTATAACGAAGATGGATCTTTCTACCTGGATTTCTTTTCTAATGGCCCACGTAATCCCAAGGCTTCTTCCCTGTACAATTTCCGACGGGAAAAAGGTGACCGTTCATTCAATACGGTTTTTGCCAACTATAAATTTATTGATGGGCTAGTTTTTAATACAACTTTTAGCCTGGATCATACAACAACGCGCTACAACTCCTGGTCGGATCCTCGTACCTCGGATGGCGAAAAGACGAATGGTTCCTTGACCACAAGTTTTTCGGACTATAAACAAATGGTATGGCGTAATAGCCTAACATACACCAAAACAATTGCGGAGAAGCATCATTTGGATATATTGGGCGGTTATGAGGTGAATTCTTATCGTAAAGAAGGATTGAGCGGTGCCAAGGACAATTTTCCGACCGTGGATAAAACGGTGTTGTCCAACGGTTCGGTTTTGATCGATGCTACGGGATCCAATAGTGAGTGGCGTTTGCTCTCTTACTTGTCACGTGCGAACTATAATTTTGATGACAAGTACTTTCTAGGAGGTAGTATTCGTATGGATGGTAGCTCGCGGATTCACCGTAGCAACCGCTGGGGAACATTCTGGTCATTGTCGGGAGCTTGGAAGTTTACAAAAGAAGACTTTATGGCATCTTTAAATGATGTGATCAGTGATGGTAAAATCCGTGTTTCTTATGGTACCAATGGTACGTTGCCATCCAGCTATTATACGTATATGGATTTGACAGGTTTTGGCTTTCCCTATAGGAATAACCCTGGTATACGGGAAATCCAGATTGGAAATCCGGGTCTGAAATGGGAAAAACAGAATAACCTCAATGTAGGTTTAGATTTACGTTTGTTTGAACGACTGGGACTTACCTTTGAATGGTACAAGCGTCAGTCATCGGATTTGTTGAATGATGTTCCTACATCTTACACAACGGGATTCTCATCCTATCTGAGCAATATTGGAACGATTCGCAATTCGGGTATTGAGCTCGACCTGAATGCAGATATTCTACGGAGTGGGGCATTTAAATGGACATCGAGTTTAAACTTTGGAATGAACCGTAATAAAACGATTGCCTTATCTGATGGTAGTTCGGAACTGCGGGATGGGACACAGATTCACCGCATCGGACAACCCTGGTATAGTTATTATTTAATCGAATTTGCAGGGATTAATAAAGATACCGGTGTACCACAATATTATATTAATGATCCTGCGAATCCCGGATCGAGAGAGATAACTGAGGATTATACTGCTGCAACACGGATATTGTACAAGAGTGCAGATCCCAAGCTTGTAGGTGGTTTTACAAATACATTCCGTTATAAATTTTTGGATCTGAATTTCACTTGGACTTATTCACTGGGTGGAAATTCCTATGATAGTGGTGCGCAGAAAACGGAGTTGGGTGGTAAAACAGGTTATGACAATATTCCAAAATATTACGAGCGGAGATGGCAAAAGCCGGGTGATGAAACCGATATAGAGATGTTTATGGTCGGAAATAAATATGACATGAGCAGTGTGGCCAATACTCGTCGTGTGCATTCTACTGACCATATCCGTTTGAAAAACCTGACTTTCGGGGTTTCTATTCCGCAGCATATCTCCCGTAGACTAAAAGTGAGTAATATCCGGGCTTTCTGTTCTGGTATGAACTTACTGACATTTGCGGCTTATAAAAACTAC
The genomic region above belongs to Sphingobacterium zeae and contains:
- a CDS encoding TonB-dependent receptor, producing MKKYKYLIIMKMIIMLLLFTLGQLHAGSFAQTVNIKKKNSSIVNVFREIKKQTGYTVLCKSEIVNNTPVITVDFNNVPLDRALTELLTPHGLTYFKEGKSIVVKAGKTDLAIDRSHSTAKDNTLELQKNIHGQVTDQQGKALSGVSVTVKGTKATVGTDQNGNYSIAANRGATLVFSFLGYDRKEVEVTGETLNVSLQFSQSNLEEVVVTGYGTFKKADYTGSASTIRTDRMADVPAVNFSTMLQGNAPGVQVNSLSGQPGGATDIRIRGMGSINASNKPLFVIDGVPVMSENIASSSSNNAGLDVMSTINSADIEQITVIKDAAAASLYGSRAAGGVILITTKSGKAGKPVFSVKGDYGLSSQATDFREVMDGPQRREMLLEGLRNRARYLDKLTDETKIEDYAQANIDKYAPKPTSGWADWKKELFRRNSPFRNADISASGGDSKLSYYTSMGYTNQTGLSYQSGFERLTGRLNVKYKMSKKMELGANILYSNITQDVNSEGGGYTSPIYSSRHKITASEPVYNEDGSFYLDFFSNGPRNPKASSLYNFRREKGDRSFNTVFANYKFIDGLVFNTTFSLDHTTTRYNSWSDPRTSDGEKTNGSLTTSFSDYKQMVWRNSLTYTKTIAEKHHLDILGGYEVNSYRKEGLSGAKDNFPTVDKTVLSNGSVLIDATGSNSEWRLLSYLSRANYNFDDKYFLGGSIRMDGSSRIHRSNRWGTFWSLSGAWKFTKEDFMASLNDVISDGKIRVSYGTNGTLPSSYYTYMDLTGFGFPYRNNPGIREIQIGNPGLKWEKQNNLNVGLDLRLFERLGLTFEWYKRQSSDLLNDVPTSYTTGFSSYLSNIGTIRNSGIELDLNADILRSGAFKWTSSLNFGMNRNKTIALSDGSSELRDGTQIHRIGQPWYSYYLIEFAGINKDTGVPQYYINDPANPGSREITEDYTAATRILYKSADPKLVGGFTNTFRYKFLDLNFTWTYSLGGNSYDSGAQKTELGGKTGYDNIPKYYERRWQKPGDETDIEMFMVGNKYDMSSVANTRRVHSTDHIRLKNLTFGVSIPQHISRRLKVSNIRAFCSGMNLLTFAAYKNYDPEVPVDGVVYFESPKLKTVTFGLDVKF